From the Nonlabens marinus S1-08 genome, one window contains:
- a CDS encoding DNA methyltransferase → MALSWNEIKDRALKFSIEWADETKERAEKDSFWNDFFNVFGISRRRVATFEEPVKKLSGNQGFIDLFWKGTLLVEHKSKGRNLDKAYTQATDYFPGLKDHELPKYILVSDFDRIKLFDLDERTEHEFPVSELYKNVKLFGFIAGYQKRTFQEEDPVNIKAAELMGKLHDQLEEYGYEGHDLEVYLVRLLFILFADDTSIFEKDTFKEFVDQKTNEDGSNLGALMAQFFQVLNTPREKRFKNLDEHLNAFPYVNGKLFEEVLPIASFNSNMRSVLLEASGLDWGKISPAIFGSLFQSVMNPEERRNLGAHYTSEKNIFKLIKPLFLDELRAEFDKVKSSTKKLQEFHQKLSTLKFLDPACGSGNFLIITYRELRLLEIDILRELFKKGEQVLDISSILWLDVDQFYGIEYDEFASKIAEVAMWLIDHQMNMLISEEFGQYFARLPLKKSATIVHGNSLRIDWEEVVPKTELKYIIGNPPFIGHQWRTKEQMQDMDLVFGKNSKTKRLDYVAAWFYKAAQYIQDSSISVALVATNSICQGEQVPILWNTLFNDFDINIHFGHQTFKWTNEAKGNAGVHVIIVGFGSFQPTEKILYEYDNVKSEAYSRKVDNVNGYLAAGPNVFITSRGKPIHNYPPLFKGSQPTDGGNLILNEQEKEEMIMANPASKDWIKSFLGGAEFLRNKKRFCLWLKNCPPATLKQMPLVLERLKLVAEARLKSPTRSVNEAARFPSLFTQDRQPETDYLCLSEVSSENREYIPIGFLDKDVICSNTLQIIPTANIFMFGALMSKMHITWAKYTAGRLESRIRYTPSVYNNYPWPKDPSDKNKLKVEQKAQKVLDARALFPDSSLADLYDPLTMPPALVKAHQELDKAVDLCYRPQAFVNENSRIEFLFDLYNQYTAPLLSSKKQKS, encoded by the coding sequence ATGGCATTAAGCTGGAATGAAATCAAGGACAGAGCACTGAAGTTCTCTATTGAATGGGCAGATGAAACCAAGGAACGAGCAGAGAAGGACAGCTTTTGGAATGATTTTTTCAATGTGTTTGGAATCTCCAGACGTCGTGTGGCGACCTTTGAAGAACCTGTCAAGAAATTAAGTGGCAATCAAGGTTTCATCGATTTATTCTGGAAAGGTACCTTACTTGTGGAACACAAATCCAAAGGCCGTAACCTTGACAAAGCATACACTCAAGCTACCGATTATTTTCCTGGACTCAAAGATCATGAGTTGCCTAAATACATCCTGGTGTCTGACTTTGACCGCATCAAACTCTTTGATCTTGATGAGCGTACAGAACATGAATTTCCAGTCTCAGAACTCTACAAGAATGTAAAGTTGTTTGGCTTTATCGCTGGATATCAAAAAAGAACCTTTCAAGAAGAAGATCCCGTAAACATCAAGGCGGCAGAGTTGATGGGCAAGCTGCACGACCAACTGGAAGAATATGGCTATGAAGGCCATGATCTGGAAGTCTACCTGGTACGACTGCTTTTTATTTTATTTGCTGATGATACCAGCATTTTTGAAAAAGACACTTTTAAAGAGTTTGTCGATCAAAAAACCAATGAGGACGGCAGCAATCTAGGCGCTCTAATGGCACAATTTTTCCAAGTGCTCAACACTCCACGAGAGAAACGCTTTAAAAATCTTGATGAACATTTAAATGCGTTCCCTTATGTCAATGGAAAGTTATTTGAAGAAGTACTGCCTATTGCATCATTTAATTCCAATATGCGTAGTGTGCTACTGGAAGCCTCTGGACTGGATTGGGGAAAAATATCTCCGGCAATTTTTGGATCGCTGTTTCAAAGTGTGATGAATCCTGAGGAACGTCGCAATCTGGGCGCCCACTACACATCTGAGAAAAACATTTTTAAACTGATCAAACCTCTGTTTCTGGATGAACTGCGAGCAGAATTTGACAAAGTAAAATCTTCCACTAAAAAGCTTCAAGAATTCCATCAAAAACTGTCCACACTTAAATTTCTAGATCCAGCCTGTGGTAGTGGTAATTTCCTGATCATTACATATCGCGAGTTGCGCCTATTAGAAATAGATATCCTGCGGGAGCTTTTCAAAAAAGGTGAGCAGGTGCTGGATATCTCGTCCATTCTTTGGCTGGATGTGGATCAATTTTATGGAATTGAGTACGACGAGTTTGCTTCAAAAATTGCCGAGGTCGCCATGTGGCTGATTGACCACCAGATGAATATGTTGATCTCTGAGGAATTTGGCCAGTATTTTGCCAGATTGCCCTTAAAGAAATCTGCCACCATCGTTCATGGCAATTCCCTAAGAATTGACTGGGAAGAAGTGGTGCCTAAAACAGAGTTGAAGTATATCATTGGGAATCCGCCGTTTATTGGGCATCAATGGCGAACTAAAGAACAAATGCAAGATATGGATCTTGTCTTTGGCAAGAATTCAAAAACCAAAAGACTAGATTATGTTGCAGCGTGGTTTTACAAAGCCGCACAATATATTCAGGATTCAAGTATTTCAGTCGCGTTAGTAGCAACCAATTCGATATGTCAAGGAGAGCAAGTTCCTATTCTCTGGAACACACTGTTCAATGATTTTGATATCAACATACATTTTGGTCATCAAACGTTCAAATGGACCAATGAAGCAAAGGGAAATGCTGGGGTTCATGTGATTATTGTTGGATTTGGAAGTTTTCAACCAACTGAAAAAATTCTTTATGAATACGATAATGTGAAATCAGAAGCATATTCTAGAAAAGTGGATAATGTCAACGGTTATTTGGCTGCTGGACCAAATGTATTTATCACTAGTCGAGGAAAACCAATTCATAATTATCCGCCATTATTTAAAGGAAGTCAACCTACCGATGGTGGAAACCTGATTTTAAATGAACAAGAGAAAGAAGAAATGATCATGGCAAATCCAGCTTCTAAAGATTGGATTAAGAGCTTTTTGGGTGGAGCAGAATTTTTAAGAAATAAAAAGAGATTTTGCTTGTGGCTAAAAAACTGTCCACCAGCAACACTTAAACAAATGCCTCTAGTTTTAGAACGCTTAAAACTAGTTGCTGAGGCAAGATTGAAAAGTCCTACGAGAAGCGTCAATGAAGCTGCACGGTTCCCTTCACTATTCACTCAGGATCGACAACCTGAGACCGATTATTTGTGTTTATCAGAAGTTTCGTCCGAAAACAGAGAATACATTCCAATTGGATTTTTGGATAAGGATGTAATATGTAGCAATACGCTACAAATAATACCTACAGCAAACATTTTCATGTTTGGAGCACTAATGAGTAAGATGCATATCACTTGGGCTAAATACACCGCTGGCAGATTGGAAAGTAGGATAAGATACACTCCTTCAGTATACAACAACTACCCATGGCCCAAAGATCCCAGCGATAAAAACAAATTGAAAGTCGAGCAAAAGGCACAAAAGGTACTGGATGCGCGCGCCTTATTTCCTGACAGCAGCCTGGCAGATCTTTACGATCCATTGACCATGCCGCCAGCATTAGTGAAAGCGCATCAAGAACTAGATAAAGCGGTAGATCTATGTTACAGACCACAAGCCTTTGTCAATGAAAATTCCCGCATCGAGTTTTTATTTGACCTGTACAATCAGTACACAGCGCCTTTATTGAGTTCAAAAAAGCAAAAATCATAG
- a CDS encoding type 1 glutamine amidotransferase domain-containing protein, whose product MNVLFVLTSHDKLGDTGKKTGFWVEEFAGPYYTLKDKGVNITLATPEGGKAPIDPSSQTEDAQTESTQRYQNDKEAQERIATTHKLSEVNAADYDAVFYPGGHGPLWDLANDATSIKLIETFNAAKKPIGFVCHAPAALKSVKGTDGQPLVKGKKVTGFTNSEEKAVELIDVVPFLVEDMLKENGGIYSKGDDWSEYALKDGNLITGQNPASSKKVAEMIYDATK is encoded by the coding sequence ATGAACGTACTATTTGTACTAACATCACACGATAAACTAGGAGACACAGGAAAAAAAACCGGTTTCTGGGTAGAAGAATTTGCAGGACCGTACTACACTCTTAAGGATAAAGGAGTCAACATAACCTTAGCAACTCCAGAAGGAGGTAAAGCACCCATTGATCCTTCTAGTCAAACAGAAGATGCTCAAACAGAATCTACGCAGCGTTACCAAAACGATAAAGAAGCGCAAGAACGTATTGCTACTACTCATAAATTGTCTGAAGTCAATGCAGCCGATTATGACGCAGTATTTTATCCAGGAGGTCATGGACCTCTATGGGATCTTGCCAATGATGCGACCTCAATCAAATTGATTGAGACATTCAATGCCGCTAAAAAACCTATTGGATTTGTATGTCACGCACCAGCAGCATTGAAAAGTGTTAAAGGAACTGATGGACAACCATTAGTAAAAGGCAAAAAAGTAACAGGATTTACTAACAGCGAGGAAAAAGCCGTGGAGCTGATAGATGTAGTTCCGTTCTTAGTAGAAGATATGCTCAAGGAAAACGGCGGGATTTATTCTAAAGGTGATGACTGGTCAGAATATGCTCTTAAAGATGGAAATTTGATCACTGGTCAAAATCCAGCTTCTTCTAAAAAAGTAGCAGAAATGATTTACGACGCGACAAAATAA
- a CDS encoding type B 50S ribosomal protein L31, translating to MQKGIHPEDYKLVAFKDMSNDEIFITKSTANTKETIDVDGTEYPLIKLEISRTSHPFYTGTSKLIDTAGRIDKFKNKYKKFDKKA from the coding sequence ATGCAAAAAGGAATTCACCCAGAAGATTACAAATTAGTCGCTTTTAAAGACATGTCTAATGATGAGATTTTCATCACTAAATCTACTGCCAATACTAAAGAGACTATCGATGTAGATGGTACGGAGTATCCATTGATTAAATTGGAGATCTCTAGAACTTCTCATCCTTTCTATACTGGAACAAGTAAACTTATCGATACCGCTGGTCGTATTGACAAGTTCAAAAACAAATACAAGAAGTTCGATAAGAAAGCTTAA
- a CDS encoding DUF4199 domain-containing protein, protein MDSLVKKTGVLFGVVGAAIVIACYLYIWQNEDFANIALGIGIYIIPLAVGIAAQVYSKKRQGGLLTLKQAVLAFFLSVLIIFVGEAVINYLIFVVWDPEAQETVRILQESMVEQEKASSNAAVQVSEIDYSFKGYAIATASKLLFYTVIGIITAFFIKKNKPTT, encoded by the coding sequence TTGGATTCACTAGTCAAAAAAACCGGAGTATTATTTGGGGTCGTAGGTGCAGCAATCGTCATCGCTTGTTATCTATACATCTGGCAAAATGAAGATTTTGCAAACATTGCATTAGGAATAGGTATCTATATCATACCTCTAGCTGTAGGTATAGCCGCTCAAGTGTATAGTAAAAAGAGGCAAGGTGGTTTACTTACTCTCAAACAGGCGGTGCTGGCATTTTTCCTATCAGTGCTCATAATTTTTGTGGGAGAGGCCGTGATCAATTATTTGATTTTTGTTGTTTGGGATCCTGAGGCACAGGAGACCGTACGAATTTTACAGGAAAGTATGGTAGAACAAGAAAAAGCAAGCTCTAATGCTGCAGTTCAAGTGAGCGAAATCGATTATAGCTTTAAAGGGTATGCTATTGCCACTGCTTCAAAATTGCTTTTTTACACCGTGATTGGAATAATTACCGCATTCTTTATAAAGAAAAACAAACCAACCACATAG
- a CDS encoding glycosyltransferase family 2 protein, with product MQLSIVIPLLNEAQSIPELQQWIERVMATTDLSYEVIYIDDGSTDGSWDLLSSLSRKRDNLSAIKFLSNYGKSQALHAGFERAQGEVVITMDADLQDSPEEIPELYDLIAHGKYDLVSGWKKKRYDSLLSKNIPSKLFNWAARRTSGVQLHDFNCGLKAYRREVIKNIDVHGEMHRYIPVLAANAGYKKITEKVVQHQARKYGETKFGYDRFIKGFLDLVTIAFISRFGKRPMHLFGTLGFIMFVVGFVLAAYVGVSKLYKMAQDLPYQLVTTNPWFYIALTAMILGSLFFIAGFLGELIIRTGKPLERYKIADERATM from the coding sequence ATGCAGCTTTCCATCGTCATCCCATTACTTAATGAAGCCCAGTCCATCCCTGAACTCCAGCAATGGATAGAGCGCGTCATGGCGACTACAGACCTTTCCTATGAGGTCATTTATATAGACGACGGCAGTACAGATGGTAGTTGGGACTTATTGAGTTCGCTTTCGCGAAAGCGTGACAACCTCAGCGCCATCAAATTCCTAAGCAATTATGGAAAATCCCAAGCGCTTCATGCAGGTTTTGAGCGCGCTCAAGGCGAAGTGGTCATTACCATGGATGCTGATTTACAAGACAGCCCAGAGGAAATACCAGAATTATACGACTTAATTGCCCACGGTAAATATGATCTAGTCAGCGGTTGGAAAAAGAAACGTTACGACAGTTTGTTGTCTAAAAATATTCCTAGCAAGCTTTTCAACTGGGCGGCGCGTCGTACTAGTGGTGTACAACTTCATGATTTCAATTGCGGACTGAAAGCTTATCGCCGTGAGGTAATAAAGAATATCGATGTGCATGGAGAGATGCACCGTTATATTCCTGTATTGGCTGCAAATGCTGGGTACAAAAAGATCACTGAAAAAGTAGTGCAGCATCAAGCCCGTAAATATGGGGAGACGAAATTTGGTTATGATCGCTTTATCAAAGGGTTTTTAGATCTTGTAACGATCGCCTTTATCTCTAGGTTTGGGAAACGACCCATGCACCTATTCGGCACCCTAGGGTTTATCATGTTTGTGGTAGGTTTTGTGTTGGCAGCTTACGTTGGGGTTTCTAAACTCTATAAAATGGCTCAGGATCTGCCGTATCAATTAGTAACTACAAATCCGTGGTTTTACATCGCGCTTACAGCCATGATTTTAGGAAGCCTGTTTTTTATCGCTGGATTCTTAGGCGAGCTCATCATTCGCACTGGCAAACCATTGGAACGCTACAAGATCGCCGATGAACGAGCCACTATGTAA
- a CDS encoding phospho-sugar mutase: protein MDKDHIQIVANAWTKAPFDTDTISKTQILIDSQSDEYLESFYKNLEFGTGGMRGIMGVGTNRINKYTLGKNTQGLSEYLKKSFPDEQIKVAIAYDCRHNSKELSLTVAEVLSANGIVVYLFPELRPTPLLSYTVKRKECHAGIVLTASHNPPEYNGYKVYWQDGGQLVPPQDKELLQTIEKTDFADIKFNGNNDLIQLLDESDDQAFIDDSVKAGKIAGDVDRSKVKIVFTSLHGTSITILPDTLKAAGYTDLHIVKEQAVPDGDFPTVASPNPEEPEALALAVQLANKLHADIVIGTDPDSDRLGVAVRDNNGEMLLLNGNQTMIAMTAFLLERTALKDFNKPFIGSTIVSTPMMHDLALTHKVECKEGLTGFKWIAKMIEDFPEQDFVGGGEESFGYMVGDFVRDKDAVTASLLACEMLAFAKANKTSAYNYLLDLYVKHGCYQERLVSLVKKGISGAQEIKQMMIDLRENPPTEIADKKVIIIEDYQAGTRFNKNLEKEEAMDIPTSNVLIFYLEDGTKIAARPSGTEPKIKFYMSVKETLLNVEDYPVVQNRLNEKLDAILKSLEIN, encoded by the coding sequence ATGGACAAAGATCACATTCAAATTGTCGCTAACGCCTGGACGAAAGCACCGTTTGACACCGATACTATTTCAAAAACACAAATTCTGATTGACTCTCAATCTGATGAATATTTAGAATCCTTTTATAAGAATTTGGAGTTTGGAACTGGAGGAATGCGAGGCATCATGGGAGTAGGAACTAACCGCATCAATAAATATACGTTAGGAAAAAACACCCAGGGCCTTTCAGAGTATTTGAAAAAATCATTTCCTGATGAGCAAATCAAGGTAGCAATTGCCTACGACTGCCGCCACAACAGTAAGGAACTTTCCCTAACAGTAGCTGAAGTATTAAGCGCTAATGGCATAGTAGTATACCTGTTTCCTGAATTACGCCCTACTCCATTACTTTCCTATACGGTAAAACGTAAAGAATGCCATGCTGGTATCGTTCTAACGGCAAGCCATAACCCGCCAGAGTATAATGGGTATAAAGTGTATTGGCAAGACGGTGGACAACTGGTGCCACCACAAGATAAAGAACTTCTCCAAACCATTGAAAAAACTGATTTCGCAGATATCAAATTCAACGGTAATAATGACTTGATCCAATTATTAGATGAAAGTGATGATCAAGCATTTATTGACGATAGCGTTAAAGCTGGTAAAATCGCTGGTGATGTAGATCGATCTAAAGTCAAAATTGTTTTTACCAGCCTACACGGTACCAGTATTACGATACTGCCAGACACACTCAAGGCGGCAGGATATACAGATCTTCATATTGTGAAAGAGCAAGCAGTTCCAGATGGAGATTTCCCAACGGTAGCCTCTCCTAATCCAGAAGAGCCGGAAGCGCTGGCCCTTGCGGTACAATTAGCTAACAAATTGCATGCGGACATCGTCATAGGTACTGACCCAGATAGCGATCGATTAGGGGTTGCTGTACGAGACAACAATGGCGAGATGTTGTTATTGAACGGTAATCAAACCATGATCGCCATGACTGCATTTTTATTAGAGCGTACCGCATTGAAAGATTTTAATAAACCATTTATAGGATCCACAATCGTGAGCACGCCCATGATGCACGATCTTGCCCTAACTCATAAGGTCGAATGCAAGGAAGGCCTGACAGGCTTCAAATGGATTGCCAAAATGATTGAAGATTTCCCAGAACAGGATTTCGTTGGTGGTGGTGAGGAAAGTTTTGGATATATGGTTGGTGATTTTGTGCGAGATAAAGATGCCGTTACCGCTAGTTTATTGGCTTGTGAAATGCTCGCTTTCGCGAAAGCGAACAAAACATCAGCCTACAACTACCTGCTAGATCTGTATGTAAAACATGGATGTTACCAAGAGCGATTAGTGAGCCTGGTTAAAAAAGGAATTTCTGGAGCGCAAGAAATCAAGCAAATGATGATCGACTTGAGAGAAAATCCACCTACTGAAATTGCAGATAAAAAAGTGATAATTATTGAGGATTACCAGGCTGGAACTCGATTTAATAAAAATTTAGAGAAAGAAGAGGCTATGGATATCCCAACCTCAAATGTGTTGATTTTCTACCTAGAAGATGGGACTAAAATCGCAGCCCGACCTAGCGGTACAGAGCCTAAAATCAAGTTTTACATGTCAGTAAAAGAAACTTTATTAAATGTAGAAGATTATCCAGTCGTACAAAATCGGCTGAATGAGAAACTAGATGCCATTTTAAAAAGCCTAGAGATTAATTAA
- a CDS encoding ABC transporter ATP-binding protein translates to MNYFKEILQFAKPYRKYGVANIICNIFYALFGTLSFVALIPVMKVLFQTTKEQYVEPTWQGITRSKEYLESYVNWYVTDVVNENQEQALIAMIALVLILFLLKNLAGYFGTYFITFLRNGVMRDIRNALYHKIVNLPISYFSEKRKGDVIARATSDAQEVQTSFLSILELIVKEPLNILFALAAMLLISYQLTIFVLVFIPVSGFIISLIGKRLKKQSDNVQREQGFFLSLLEETLGGLKVIKGFNAEGRMEDSFKNSTQRYYNFANKLELRKGLASPVSEFLGILVIGVLLWFGGRMVFNGSIDGAIFISFMGLAYGILTPAKAISKASYGVKQGNAAAERVLQILHTENHIKDKENAVEVSAFAKAIDIQGLTFAYEDEDVLKDFSLSIPKGSTVALVGQSGSGKSTIANLVTRFYDVHDGTITIDGHNIKDVKLKSLRDQMAIVTQDSILFNDTVAVNVALSDKSASDEQVIEALKIANAWEFVSQLPKGIHTNIGDSGNKLSGGQKQRLSIARAVLKNAPILILDEATSALDTESERLVQDALEKVMQNRTSIVIAHRLSTIQKADQIIVMNRGNIVEQGTHEELISLQGVYSNLVNMQSLA, encoded by the coding sequence ATGAATTACTTCAAGGAAATCCTCCAGTTTGCAAAGCCCTACCGCAAGTATGGCGTTGCAAATATCATTTGTAACATTTTTTATGCGCTTTTCGGGACATTGTCCTTTGTGGCATTGATCCCGGTAATGAAAGTGCTTTTTCAAACCACTAAAGAGCAATACGTTGAACCCACGTGGCAAGGCATTACTAGATCTAAAGAGTATCTAGAAAGCTACGTCAACTGGTACGTGACTGATGTGGTGAATGAAAATCAAGAACAAGCATTGATCGCGATGATTGCGCTGGTTTTGATTTTGTTCTTACTTAAAAATCTAGCGGGATATTTTGGCACCTATTTTATCACGTTCTTGCGCAATGGAGTGATGCGAGATATTAGAAATGCTTTATACCATAAGATTGTCAACCTACCTATCTCCTATTTTTCAGAGAAACGTAAAGGCGATGTGATCGCTCGCGCTACTAGCGATGCCCAAGAGGTTCAGACCAGTTTCTTGTCCATCCTAGAACTGATTGTAAAGGAGCCACTAAACATCCTCTTTGCTCTAGCAGCTATGCTATTGATTAGTTACCAATTAACCATTTTTGTTTTGGTATTCATTCCGGTATCTGGGTTTATCATCTCTTTGATAGGAAAACGATTAAAAAAGCAATCGGACAACGTGCAACGTGAGCAAGGTTTTTTCTTGTCGCTATTAGAAGAAACTCTGGGCGGTCTTAAGGTCATTAAAGGCTTTAATGCAGAAGGTCGCATGGAAGACAGTTTTAAAAACAGCACGCAGCGCTATTATAATTTTGCCAACAAGTTAGAACTGCGTAAAGGTCTAGCGAGTCCTGTAAGTGAATTTTTAGGGATTTTAGTTATAGGCGTGTTGCTTTGGTTTGGTGGTCGTATGGTATTTAATGGGAGTATCGACGGCGCAATTTTCATTTCGTTTATGGGGCTGGCATATGGAATATTAACACCTGCTAAAGCTATTTCTAAGGCCAGCTATGGTGTCAAACAAGGAAATGCTGCTGCAGAGCGAGTCTTGCAAATTCTTCATACAGAAAACCATATTAAGGATAAAGAAAATGCGGTGGAGGTTTCCGCTTTCGCGAAAGCGATAGACATACAAGGCTTGACATTTGCATATGAAGATGAAGATGTCCTGAAAGACTTCTCGCTTTCCATCCCAAAAGGTTCTACTGTTGCTCTTGTAGGTCAATCTGGGAGCGGTAAAAGTACGATTGCAAACCTTGTAACACGATTCTATGATGTCCATGACGGCACGATCACCATTGATGGGCATAACATTAAAGATGTGAAATTAAAAAGTCTGCGCGATCAAATGGCTATAGTTACTCAAGACAGCATTCTATTTAATGATACTGTGGCTGTAAATGTCGCCTTGAGCGATAAAAGTGCGAGCGATGAACAAGTGATTGAGGCTTTAAAAATTGCTAATGCTTGGGAGTTTGTTTCACAATTGCCTAAAGGCATTCATACGAACATAGGCGATAGTGGTAATAAGTTGAGTGGCGGACAAAAACAACGCTTGAGTATTGCCCGTGCGGTGCTTAAAAACGCTCCAATTCTTATATTAGATGAAGCCACCAGTGCGCTGGATACAGAAAGTGAACGACTGGTACAAGATGCCTTAGAAAAAGTGATGCAGAATAGGACTTCAATCGTGATTGCGCACCGTTTGAGCACCATTCAAAAAGCAGACCAGATCATTGTGATGAACCGTGGAAATATTGTGGAACAAGGTACCCATGAAGAGCTCATCAGTCTTCAAGGAGTGTACAGCAATCTGGTCAATATGCAAAGCCTGGCATAG
- a CDS encoding RluA family pseudouridine synthase, producing the protein MKSLFHSFKTDVAHLEKPSQFNYPFYYEPHPLALVATRELQTYLESQTQWFQEGSLQEAGKMFGVLVVETETGKLGYLAGFSGKLAGETTQDFFVPPVYELERVDSFFRQETAKLDELTKVLQSLETDLSNIQLQADYKKELTKIELQLETEKERIQSRKRKRRIHIKEQKRTLSESKFQQFEAQQRQLSLNDSFFLREYEEYLLEKFRPLQQRFEKLESELETLKTKRREGSNWLQDWLFDEYNFLNAQGEIRNVKDIFKSRIPDTPPAATGDCAAPKLLQYAYENNLKPITMAEFWYGASPKSKVRQHGNFYPSCRSRCEPVLEFMLQGIDVEENPLLENPATHKELEIIYEDDYLLAINKPSEFLSVPGKSISDSVQSRMKARYPEATGPMIVHRLDMSTSGILLVAKNLEIYHDLQEQFVTRKVQKRYVAVLKGTVKEDHGYIDLPLRVDLDNRPYQLVDFEYGKSARTRYEVIHRVMDSTSVYFYPITGRTHQLRVHAAHVDGLNAPIVGDDLYGTKDQRLHLHAQQLTFTHPVAQKTVVLQTKADFLT; encoded by the coding sequence ATGAAATCCCTATTTCACTCTTTTAAGACAGATGTTGCTCATTTAGAGAAACCATCACAATTTAATTATCCCTTTTATTATGAGCCACACCCGCTAGCTCTAGTTGCTACCCGTGAATTGCAAACGTATCTTGAATCGCAAACCCAGTGGTTTCAAGAGGGCAGCTTACAAGAAGCTGGAAAAATGTTCGGTGTACTGGTAGTGGAAACAGAGACTGGTAAGCTAGGGTACTTAGCAGGTTTTTCAGGCAAACTGGCTGGTGAAACGACACAAGATTTCTTTGTACCACCTGTTTATGAATTGGAACGAGTAGATTCCTTTTTTAGACAAGAAACTGCAAAATTAGACGAACTTACTAAGGTGCTACAGAGTTTAGAAACTGATCTTAGTAACATTCAACTACAAGCTGATTACAAAAAGGAATTAACCAAAATAGAACTTCAATTAGAAACTGAAAAAGAACGCATACAAAGTCGGAAAAGGAAACGGCGCATTCACATAAAAGAGCAGAAAAGAACATTATCTGAATCTAAATTCCAGCAATTTGAAGCGCAGCAGCGACAACTTAGTCTTAATGATAGTTTTTTCCTAAGAGAATATGAGGAGTACTTACTTGAAAAATTTAGACCTCTACAGCAGCGCTTTGAGAAATTAGAATCCGAGCTCGAGACCTTGAAAACAAAACGTCGGGAAGGTTCGAACTGGTTACAAGATTGGCTCTTTGACGAGTATAATTTTTTAAACGCTCAAGGCGAAATCAGAAACGTCAAAGACATCTTTAAATCCAGAATTCCTGATACACCACCCGCTGCAACCGGAGATTGTGCTGCGCCCAAATTGTTGCAGTATGCCTATGAAAATAACTTAAAACCCATCACTATGGCGGAGTTTTGGTATGGAGCATCTCCTAAATCCAAAGTACGCCAGCATGGAAATTTCTACCCTTCCTGCCGCAGCAGGTGTGAGCCAGTGTTGGAATTCATGCTACAAGGAATAGATGTTGAAGAGAATCCGTTATTAGAAAATCCTGCGACACATAAAGAGCTAGAAATTATTTATGAGGACGACTATTTGCTAGCCATAAATAAGCCGTCAGAATTTTTATCAGTTCCCGGGAAATCTATTTCAGACTCTGTTCAAAGCCGAATGAAAGCTAGATATCCTGAAGCAACAGGTCCTATGATTGTACATAGACTAGACATGTCAACTAGCGGGATTTTGCTTGTGGCAAAAAACCTTGAAATCTATCATGACTTACAGGAACAGTTTGTCACTCGCAAAGTGCAAAAACGCTATGTAGCTGTATTGAAAGGAACAGTAAAAGAGGATCATGGATACATAGACCTGCCGCTGAGAGTTGACTTGGACAATCGGCCTTACCAGCTCGTTGATTTTGAGTATGGGAAGTCCGCTAGAACTCGATATGAAGTGATTCATCGGGTTATGGATAGCACTAGCGTTTACTTCTACCCCATTACGGGTAGAACACACCAGTTAAGAGTCCACGCCGCTCATGTAGATGGATTGAACGCACCGATTGTGGGCGATGATTTATACGGCACTAAAGATCAAAGGCTTCACCTGCATGCACAGCAATTAACATTTACACATCCCGTTGCTCAAAAAACCGTGGTATTACAAACCAAGGCTGACTTTCTCACTTAA